The Helianthus annuus cultivar XRQ/B chromosome 16, HanXRQr2.0-SUNRISE, whole genome shotgun sequence genome includes a window with the following:
- the LOC110917022 gene encoding uncharacterized protein LOC110917022 produces MNHYRRNHIPAFGSWDCNDDLPFTQCFESARQAGLIRYSGGDRDLYVAGDLYENNIVTPAIIVAPRRRGYPKKPKKEVWVEYDDCETKEPPSPVSVAPEQPSSPPAVKRVKPKPVDEDLYKISPELLREKPKRKKWGLFSSCVM; encoded by the exons ATGAAT CATTACAGAAGAAACCATATTCCTGCCTTTGGTAGCTGGGATTGCAACGATGATCTACCCTTCACACAATGCTTCGAATCTGCCCGACAAGCCGGTTTGATCCGATACTCCGGGGGAGATCGTGATCTGTATGTTGCCGGAGATTTGTACGAGAATAACATCGTTACTCCCGCCATTATCGTCGCTCCTCGCCGGAGA GGGTATCCGAAGAAACCCAAAAAGGAGGTGTGGGTGGAGTATGACGACTGTGAGACGAAGGAACCACCGAGTCCTGTCAGTGTAGCCCCGGAACAACCGTCGTCACCACCAGCTGTCAAGCGTGTTAAGCCGAAACCGGTGGATGAGGATCTGTACAAGATCTCACCGGAGCTCCTCCGTGAGAAGCCCAAAAGA AAGAAGTGGGGATTATTCTCAAGCTGCGTCATGTGA